The window TGGAACAGTATGGACATGGGGAAAAAATGATTATGGTCAATTAGGAGATGGAACAACAGAAGAAAGACATACACCAGTACAGGTAAAAGGATTAACAGATGTGAAAGCTATAAATGGATTAGCAAATTATAGTATGGCATTAAAAAATGACGGAACAGTTTGGATGTGGGGGTTCAATTCTAATGGACAGTTAGGAGATGGAACAACACAAGGTAAGTGTGTTCCAGTACAGGTAAAAGGATTAACAGATGTAAAGACTATAGCTGGAATATCAAATCATAGTATGGTCATAAAAAATGATGGAACAGTATGGGCATGGGGAAAAAATGATTATGGTCAATTAGGAGATGGAACAACAGAAGAAAGACATACACCAATACAGGTAAAAGGATTAACAGATGTAAAAGCTATATTCTGTGGAGTTGGTTATAGTGGAGTATTAAAAAGTGACGGAACGGTATGGACATGGGGATGGAATGGAAATGGATGTTTAGGAGACGGGTCAACAGAAGATAGCCAAATTCCGGTACAGGTAAAAGACTTCGAACTACATCCGATTTTTATACCAAGCATAGATATCCAATCAGTAGACAAAGCAAGAGTTGGTGATGAAATAATTGCTAATGTTGAAATACATAATGTGAATAATATATATGCAGAAGATATCAAATTGACAATTGATACGAACATATTTGAATTTGTAAGTGCTGAAGCTGAAGAAGGATTAAAGATATATCATCAATCTAATGAAGCTGGAGCTTACCGTTTTATAGTAGCAAGTTTAGGTGAAGCAAATGCAGCAAATGATGATAAATTACTTCTAAAATTAAAGCTTAGAGCAAAAAATATAGGTGAAGGTAAGATAGACATAACAAACGCAAGAATAGCGGATAACAGTACATTAGAGATGAACATCGAAGAACAAAATTGTGGAGAAAAAACAATAATTATAGAAGGATATAAAGATGTAAACAAATCAGGAGAATTTACATTATTAGATTTGGGTATAGATGCTTGGTATTACGGACAGCCTGCAGATAGTACTGATTCTACTAAATATGACGCAGATACAATTGCAGATGGACAAATAGATGACAAAGATTTAAATGCTATAGTTGCAGAATTATTAGTAAATGATAATTACGAATT of the Abyssisolibacter fermentans genome contains:
- a CDS encoding cohesin domain-containing protein — its product is MKEKRVIKRIFYVLLALVLCFNITVFSGGSFAYASGDVFEVSISGGCAHTMAIINDRTVWTWGKNDYGQLGDGTTENKRIPVQVKGLTDVKAIVSGIGYSMALKSDGTVWTWGGNDHGQLGDGTTENKLILVQVKGLTDVNTIAGKAYHGMVIKNDGTVWTWGKNDYGQLGDGTTEDKLIPVQVKELTDVKAITSGIGYSMALQSDGTVWTWGKNDYGQLGDGTTEERHTPVQVKGLTDVKAINGLANYSMALKNDGTVWMWGFNSNGQLGDGTTQGKCVPVQVKGLTDVKTIAGISNHSMVIKNDGTVWAWGKNDYGQLGDGTTEERHTPIQVKGLTDVKAIFCGVGYSGVLKSDGTVWTWGWNGNGCLGDGSTEDSQIPVQVKDFELHPIFIPSIDIQSVDKARVGDEIIANVEIHNVNNIYAEDIKLTIDTNIFEFVSAEAEEGLKIYHQSNEAGAYRFIVASLGEANAANDDKLLLKLKLRAKNIGEGKIDITNARIADNSTLEMNIEEQNCGEKTIIIEGYKDVNKSGEFTLLDLGIDAWYYGQPADSTDSTKYDADTIADGQIDDKDLNAIVAELLVNDNYEFNN